The following is a genomic window from Acidimicrobium ferrooxidans DSM 10331.
TCTAACTGATGAAGGCTGGAGAAGGGGCAGGTACCTACGCAGTGACGGAGCGGCGCAGACGCACACCGAGCAGGGCACCTCACGCAGGGTAGCTCGTCAGTGTCATCGGCTCTGGTGGCGCGACACGAGGCACTCGCCCTAGGGCGTGGCTACGAGGGAGAGGTCGTGCGCACGGGATGGGGCGTCAGGCGCCACGATGGATCGAGGTCCGTCGGACGCGCACGAGCGCAGCGGCAGGTAGTCAGCAGGTAGTACGGAGAGAGGGAAAGGGAGTACAGCCATGGTGGTGTTTCTGTTCCCCGGTCAGGGCTCACAGCAGCCCGGTATGGGGGCAGCCTGGCGCGACCATCCCTCGTTCGAACTCGTCGACGAGGCCAGCGACGTGCTCGGTCGCGACATGGCCTGGCTGCTCCTCGAGGCGGATGCCGAGACGCTCCAGATCACGCGGAACACCCAGGTGGCGACGCTCCTCATGAGCGCGATCGCGCTCGACGCCATCGAGCGCCTCGGCATCGCACCGCAGCTCGCTGCAGGCCACTCCCTCGGTGAGTATGCCGCCCTCGTGGCCGCGGGCGGGATCTCACTTGAGGCAGGGCTGCTCCTCGTTCAAGAGCGCGGCGACGCGATGGCCCAAGCCGCCGAGGCATCCCCGGGCGCGATGATCGCCCTCCTCGGCGCGACGCTTGACCAGGCGCTTCAGCTCGTCGATGCGATCGGACCGGATCTGTGGCTCGCCAACCACAACTCCGACACCCAGATCGTGCTCTCCGGCACGACCGACGCGGTCGCGAGTGCGGAGGAGCTTGCACGCGAGTACGGGATCCGGCGGGTCACGCGGCTCAAGGTCGGTGGCGCCTTCCATTCGCCCTACATGCTCGAGGCCAAGGATCGCCTGCGCAAGGCCATCGCCCAGACGAAGTTCTACGACCTCGAGGTTCCGGTGATCGCTAACGTCGATGCGCGCGAGCACGTCCTTGCGAGCGAATGGCCCACGCTCCTCGCCGAGCAGCTCACCAGCCCGGTGCGTTGGGCCGAGACGATGAGCGCCATCGCCGCCGCTCGGCCGGCCCTCATCGTCGAGGTCGGCCCCGGCGGAGTGCTCGCCAACCTCGCCAAGCGCGCCATCGCCGACATTCCAACGATCGCGGTGGCCACCCCAGATGACCTCGAAACCCTGGTGGAACGGCTCGCCGGCGACGGACCGGTCGCCGAATGGGCGACCTCCCACCAGGGCGAGCGCCTCTACGGCTCTGAGCGCCTTATCGTCGCGCCGGTCACGGGCGTGTTCCAGCCAGCCCGGCCGGCTCCGGAGCCCGGCGCGCCCGTCCGAGTCGGTACCGAAGTAGGGACGATCGGCGACACTCCGGTTCGATCGGCCTTCGCCGGTACGCTAAAGGAGATGCTGGCCGTCCCGGGCGAGCGCGTCACCGCTGGCCAGCCGGTCGCCTGGCTGTCGGAGACGAGCGCTTCCGACCACGCACCGGCCGCCATCGCAACCCCCCTCCACGAAAGCAGGTAAGTCACACTATGGGAGCACGGATCATCGGGGTCGGCCAGGCCGTCCCGGATCGGGTCGTCACCAACGCCGATTTCGAGGCCTATCTCGACACCTCTGACACCTGGATCACCGAACGCACCGGCATCCGCGAGCGCCGCTTCGGCGGCACCACCTCGAGCCTGGCCATCGAGGCGGGGCGACGCGCGATCGCCGACGCCGGGTTGACCCCCGGCGACATCGACTTCCTCGTCCTGTCGACGACGACGCCCGATCAGACGGTCCCGGCCACATCTGCCGAGGTATCCCACCAGCTCGGAACCCGCGGTGGCGCCATGGACCTCAATGCTGCCTGCGCGGGCTACGTCTATGCCCTCGTGGTCGCACGTGGCATGATCGCCTCTGGGGCACACCGGGTGCTCGTCATCGGATCCGACACCCTCTCGCGCATCACCGACCAGAACGACCGCTCGACGGCCGTCCTCTTCGCAGACGGTGCTGGTGCGGTCGTCATGGAGCGTGCCGACGAGGACGACCTCCTCGGCTGGGACCTCGGTGTCGACGGGGCGGCGCGCCCCATCTTGTACTGCGACCACGGCGGCTACATGTACATGGAGGGACGCGAGGTGTTCAAGCGCGCCGTTCGCGTCATGGTTGAGTCGTCGGAGACCGCGATGAAGCAAGCTGGCGTGAACGCCGACGACATCGCGCTGCTCGTACCCCACCAGGCAAACCTGCGCATCATCCAAGCCGCCAACGAACGCCTCGGCATCTCGCTCGACCGTACGGCCGTCGTGCTCGATCGCTACGGCAACACCTCGTCCGGCTCGATCCCGCTGGCCTTGGCCGACGCCGTCGCCCAAGGGCGCCTCCATCCCGGTGATCACGTCCTCTTCACGGGCTTTGGTGCCGGCATGACCTGGGCAAGTGCGGTCTGGCGGTGGGCCAGATGACCCACGTCCTCGTCACCGGCGCCGCAAGCGGCATCGGCCTCGCGACCGTACGCACCCTCCAAGCGAGTGGGTTTACCATCTCGGCCGGCGTCCACCACCGCCCCATGCCCGACGACGTGCTCGCAGCGGGCAACGTGACCCCCGTCGAGCTCGACGTCACGAACTCCGAGAGCGTCCTCAAGGCGGTGGCAGCGGCCGAGGCGGCCAACGGGACCATCGAGGCACTCATCGCCAACGCCGGCCTCACCGACGATCAGCTCCTGCTTCGCATGGATGAGGCGTCGTGGGCCGCGACGATCGACCTCAACCTCACGTCCGCATTCCGACTCGCCAAGGCCGTCGTCCCGCGCATGCTCAAAGCCCGTCGCGGACGCATCGTCTTCGTCTCGTCCGTTGTTGCCCTGCTCGGTTCGCCAGGCCAGACGAGCTACGCAGCAGCGAAGGCCGGGCTCGTCGGCTTCGCGCGTTCACTCGCGCGCGAAGTCGGATCTCGCGGCATCACCGTCAACGTGGTGATGCCGGGCATGATCGACACCGATCTGCTGCGCGCGACCGGAGAGCAACGACTCGCGTCCATCCTCTCCCAGGTGCCGCTCGGTCGCACCGGTCGGCCGGAGGAAGCGGCGTCGGTTCTCGCCTTTTTGGTCTCGGACGCCGCGAGCTACGTGACCGGATCCGTCATCCCCGTCGACGGGGGTCTCGGAATGGGCATCTAGCGCACTCGCGCAGCGCGAGCGGAGAGCCTGTCGGCCGCTCACGCGCCCGTCGTGACAGGCAGTACGGCCGCAAGGCCATGGACCAGTACCACACAGGAGGAACCACAATGGACCGCACCGAGGCATTCGAGAAGTTCAAGGTCACCACGGTCAAGGTGCTCGGCGTCGAGCCGGACCAGGTCGTGATGGACGCCAGCTTCGCGAACGATCTCGACGCCGACTCGCTGGATCTCGTCGAGCTGATCATGGCGCTCGAAGACGAGTTCTCCGTCTCCGTGCCCGAGTCCGAGCTCGAGGGCGTCGATACCGTGGGCAAGGCGTTCGAGCTGGTCTACGGGAAGCTCTCGTGAGAGTTGAGGCATCCGAGCCCGAACGGTTCGCGTCTCGGCGCGTCGCCGTCACGGGCATCGGCGTCGTGAGCGCTGTGGGCATCGGCAAGGAGGCCTTCTGGGAGGGCCTCCTTGCACCAGCACGCACGGGTGTGCGGCGCATCGAAGGATGGGATCCGTCTGCCTGGCTCGGGCCGAAGGAGATCCGCCGCCACGATCGCTACAACCAGTTCGGCGTCGCCGCAGCGCAGATGGCATGGGACGACGCCGGAGCGCCATCGGTCGATCCGGCGCGCGCCGGTGTGATCATGGGGACCGGCGTCGGCGGGCTCGAGAGCCTCGAGAACCAGATCGTCATGGCGGAGAAGCGCGGCTACGACCGCATCACGCCGTTCCTCGTCCCGCTCTTCATGGCCAACTCCAACGCCGCGTCGATCTCGATGCGCTTCGGTCTCAACGGTCCTTGCGAGACCATCTCGACGGCGTGCGCGGCCGGGAACCACGCCATCGCCAACGCTGCGCACCTGGTCGCGATGGGGCGCCTCGACGTGGCCCTCGCGGGCGGTGCCGAGGCAGCGATCACGCCCTCGGCGACAGCTGGCTTCACCAACATGACCGCACTGTCGAAGGAGGGGATCTCTCGACCGTTCGATCGTGACCGAGACGGGTTCGTGATGGCCGAAGGTGCCGCGGTGCTCGTGCTCGAGGATGCCGAGCATGCTCGAGCACGTGGCGCGCACATCTACGCCTACATCGAGGGGACGGCCTCGACCGCCGACGCCCACCACATCACCGCACCCGCCCCTGGCGGCGTCGGTGCGCGCAGCGCCATCGAGCTCGCCCTCGCCGATGCCGGCATCACCCCTCGTGACGTTGGCCACGTCAACGCCCATGGCACCTCAACACCGCTCAACGACCTTGCCGAGGCTGGTGCGCTTCGTGCCGTCTTTGGTGACGCCGTACCGCCGGTGACCAGCATGAAGGGGGCGCTCGGCCACGCGCTCGGCGCCGCCGCCGCGCTGGAGGCGGTCGGGGTCATGCTCACCTTCGAGCACCAGCTGATCCCCCCGACGCAGGGGACGGTCGCCCTCGATCCGGAGATCGACATCGACGTGGTCCTCAAAGATCCTCGCCCGCTGCCGCCGGGGCGCATCATCTCGAATGCGTTCGGCTTCGGCGGTCACAATGCGGTGATCGTCTTCGGCCCGCCTTCGACGGACTGAACCTCGCGCTCGCCGCGCAGCACACGCAGCGAGACAACACGAAGGGTCGCCCGAAACGCCTCGGGCGACCCTTTGCTGTGCCACCTGGCTGTAGTCCGGCTGCGCGCTTGACGCATGGTCGCCCGATCGGTCATCGTCATAGCAACGAACCACGGGGCCGAGCCCCGACCCTTAGCGAGGGTCGCAAGCATCCGCCAACCCTCACGTCCGCTCTCCGCTCCCGGCGCCCCGGCGTTCGCCCCTGTAGCGGACGCTCGGGGATGCGAGACTCAGCGCTCGCGAGAGGCGTGTTCGCCGAGGATGATCTCGGCGCCACGCTCGGCGATCGCGATGGTCGGTGCGTTGGTGTGGCCGCGAACGATCTCTGGCATCACCGATGCATCGACGACGCGGAGCGCCCCGACGCCCCTCACCCGCAGCATCGGGTCGACCACCGAGCGCTCGTCACGTCCCATACGTGCGGTGGAGGTCGGGTGATAGATGGTGTGGGCCACGCTCTCGAGCGCGAGTACCGCTCGTTCGTGGGGGTCGAGCCGCTCCCCATGGTCCGGCATCAAAAGACGTCCGGTCGTGTGCGCCCGGAGCGCCCTCGAGGTCCGCAGCACCTCGAGCCGCTCCAGCCCTGCGATCATGCGGTTCCTGTCGTGTCCGTCGGGGTCGGACAGATAGGCGGGGTCGATACGTGGGCCCACGAGCGGATCGGGGCTCGCCAGCGTGACGCTGCCGCGGCTCTCGGGCGTGAGTAGGATCACCCCGAGCGTCAGTCCATCGACCG
Proteins encoded in this region:
- the fabG gene encoding 3-oxoacyl-ACP reductase FabG is translated as MTHVLVTGAASGIGLATVRTLQASGFTISAGVHHRPMPDDVLAAGNVTPVELDVTNSESVLKAVAAAEAANGTIEALIANAGLTDDQLLLRMDEASWAATIDLNLTSAFRLAKAVVPRMLKARRGRIVFVSSVVALLGSPGQTSYAAAKAGLVGFARSLAREVGSRGITVNVVMPGMIDTDLLRATGEQRLASILSQVPLGRTGRPEEAASVLAFLVSDAASYVTGSVIPVDGGLGMGI
- a CDS encoding beta-ketoacyl-ACP synthase III, which produces MGARIIGVGQAVPDRVVTNADFEAYLDTSDTWITERTGIRERRFGGTTSSLAIEAGRRAIADAGLTPGDIDFLVLSTTTPDQTVPATSAEVSHQLGTRGGAMDLNAACAGYVYALVVARGMIASGAHRVLVIGSDTLSRITDQNDRSTAVLFADGAGAVVMERADEDDLLGWDLGVDGAARPILYCDHGGYMYMEGREVFKRAVRVMVESSETAMKQAGVNADDIALLVPHQANLRIIQAANERLGISLDRTAVVLDRYGNTSSGSIPLALADAVAQGRLHPGDHVLFTGFGAGMTWASAVWRWAR
- a CDS encoding beta-ketoacyl-[acyl-carrier-protein] synthase family protein, producing the protein MRVEASEPERFASRRVAVTGIGVVSAVGIGKEAFWEGLLAPARTGVRRIEGWDPSAWLGPKEIRRHDRYNQFGVAAAQMAWDDAGAPSVDPARAGVIMGTGVGGLESLENQIVMAEKRGYDRITPFLVPLFMANSNAASISMRFGLNGPCETISTACAAGNHAIANAAHLVAMGRLDVALAGGAEAAITPSATAGFTNMTALSKEGISRPFDRDRDGFVMAEGAAVLVLEDAEHARARGAHIYAYIEGTASTADAHHITAPAPGGVGARSAIELALADAGITPRDVGHVNAHGTSTPLNDLAEAGALRAVFGDAVPPVTSMKGALGHALGAAAALEAVGVMLTFEHQLIPPTQGTVALDPEIDIDVVLKDPRPLPPGRIISNAFGFGGHNAVIVFGPPSTD
- the acpP gene encoding acyl carrier protein yields the protein MDRTEAFEKFKVTTVKVLGVEPDQVVMDASFANDLDADSLDLVELIMALEDEFSVSVPESELEGVDTVGKAFELVYGKLS
- a CDS encoding acyltransferase domain-containing protein, producing MVVFLFPGQGSQQPGMGAAWRDHPSFELVDEASDVLGRDMAWLLLEADAETLQITRNTQVATLLMSAIALDAIERLGIAPQLAAGHSLGEYAALVAAGGISLEAGLLLVQERGDAMAQAAEASPGAMIALLGATLDQALQLVDAIGPDLWLANHNSDTQIVLSGTTDAVASAEELAREYGIRRVTRLKVGGAFHSPYMLEAKDRLRKAIAQTKFYDLEVPVIANVDAREHVLASEWPTLLAEQLTSPVRWAETMSAIAAARPALIVEVGPGGVLANLAKRAIADIPTIAVATPDDLETLVERLAGDGPVAEWATSHQGERLYGSERLIVAPVTGVFQPARPAPEPGAPVRVGTEVGTIGDTPVRSAFAGTLKEMLAVPGERVTAGQPVAWLSETSASDHAPAAIATPLHESR